In the genome of Paenibacillus pabuli, the window GAATATCATGAGATGCCGATGGGAGATGAACATGTTCCTTATGTGGATATCTATCCGAAGCGTGCCCATTCTGCACTGATTTATTTGCATGGTGGGCCCCATAATTGTTTCATGGATCATTATAGCCCTGTAATCAAAAGACTTCAGCATGCTGGCGTTCGTATTATCGGTCTGAATTATCCCGGCAGCTCGGGATTTCATCCGGCCTACAGACAGTCACTCTATCAAGATTGGGGTGGTAAGGATGTTGATTCCATTCGTCATATGCGTGAAACCATACTTCAATCATATCGACATGTGTCTCTCTATGGGGCCAGTTACGGTGCGTATCTGGCACTGCTCACGGGGGGCATATATCCCGAATTGTGGGAAAACGTAATTGCTTGCGCGCCCTTTACTGATCTCGGAAGATTGTATGCAGACGGTGGACCCAAAATGAAAGAGTTCTTGCAGATGGAGTTAGGCTCGTTATTACAGAATGAGTCCGTTTTAAGGGGGCGAAGTCCCGTGGCCTATGCACGTGAATTGTCGTTACTTAACATACAGTTGATTCATGGGGAACGGGATGCTATCTGCCCATTGGACCAGTCCGTATTGCTTCACCAACTCATCGAACGTGAACGAGCAAAACATAAGGGCACACATAAACGATTGGAATTTCATACGATTCCAGATCTTCAGCATGAGGTGTATTCCGAGCGTTTCTGGGGTGAGAAGGTGCTTTCATTTCTGCTGGACGATTTAAAGGTTCCCGCGAATGAATTCAGAGTATCTGGACATGAGTAGGGATGACGGTAGAATCATTATCTTTATATTTTAATAGATGCCAAAGGATCGATTGCTCCCATTAGAGATGAAGGGGTACCATCGAACCTTTGGCTTTTGGTCATGTTATAGAAATTCAATTAACGTTTAAGGTATATATCAAAGGGATTAAGTATTACAATAACGATACGTTTGTTTATATTGGAATAATGGACGAATATATAGGAAAGAGGGATTTTAATATGAAAGTTGCTATTTTTGGAGCAACCGGAGCGATTGGAAAGACGATACTGTGGGAGTTGATGGACCGCGGACATGAGGTAACAGCGGTTGTTCGTGATCCTTCGAAGGTTGAGATGGAGCATGAGCGCTTGCGTGTGGTACAGGGAGATTTGCTTAACCCGGATCAGGTTGCCGATTTTACAGCAGGGCAGGAAGCCGTTGTGAGTGCCTATGGACCGAAGTTTGGTGCGGAGGAAGAGATGCTGGAAGTTACACGTTCATTAATCGAGGGGGTTCGTCGCTCGAAAGCAGGACGGTTGGTTGTGGTTGGCGGAGCAGGAAGTTTAATTACCGATTCTGGAGAAATGCTGATGGACACACCAGGATTCCCGGAGGAAGTCAAGCCTCTGGCGAAGGCTCATGTAGATGCGTATAACCTAATCGAGGCATCGAATATTCACTGGACCTACATGAGTCCGGCAGCTACGATTACAACTGGAAGACGGACAGGCCTGTTCCGGGTTGGCATGAATCGTGTGATCACAGATGATCTGGGTGAGAGCTCGATTTCCGTTGGTGATTTTGCAGCGGCTTTGGTAGATGAGC includes:
- a CDS encoding NAD(P)-dependent oxidoreductase gives rise to the protein MKVAIFGATGAIGKTILWELMDRGHEVTAVVRDPSKVEMEHERLRVVQGDLLNPDQVADFTAGQEAVVSAYGPKFGAEEEMLEVTRSLIEGVRRSKAGRLVVVGGAGSLITDSGEMLMDTPGFPEEVKPLAKAHVDAYNLIEASNIHWTYMSPAATITTGRRTGLFRVGMNRVITDDLGESSISVGDFAAALVDELDDPQFIQSRFTVGY